Proteins found in one Armatimonadota bacterium genomic segment:
- a CDS encoding VCBS repeat-containing protein, whose product MALANPSSGGDQLFHALSPDESGIDFQNVLLKEHYKKYLFNGSGVCVGDYDGDGKPDIYFVSQDGANRLYRQVGDLVFEDVTSKAGVDGGDAMGAGASFADVDNDGDLDLFVCNINAPDLLYINQGNGTFKESAAAAGVANPGASTMAAFADYDRDGDLDLYLVTYRLLSAYAEAPIIQYIEIDGELTIRPDQWDQWALMSGRYVEAGQRDFLYRNNGDGTFTNVSDEAGIGGYDLGLSATWWDYNDDGWSDIYVANDLKSSDHLYRNNGDGTFTDVIEETVPHTTWFSMGADSADINNDGLFDLMVGDMSSTTHFMQKTTMGAMGWSAWFLDSAEPRQYMRNTLYLNTGTDRLMEVAYLTGLANTDWSWSIKFGDLDNDGRVDVFVTNGMEKNVNDSDWTTKWELLMEQGRNDEASRLIDERPRQPESNLAFRNLGDLEFENVGGQWGLDFRGVTHGAAFADLDRDGDLDIVINNMHDPAIVYRNDSQSEHRLLIRLVGTQSNRFGVGAKVTVETEAGSQVRQLTLARGYLSQDEPLIHFGLGDSERVSRLTVDWPSGVKQVVKDLRADRFYTLTEPKASSRPAPPKTAHYEGQFVDTTGEAGLEFVHTEQPFDDYEREPLLPYKLSQLGPGLAWGDADGDGDDDLFVGGAAGQPGALFIRGEDGKFVKATGGPWNEDAACEDMACLWFDADGDGDQDLFVVSGGVESSPGNRLLRDRLYLNDGSGSFAKASAGTLPSFADSGSVAAACDFDRDGDLDLFVGARVVPGKYPETPNSRLLRNDGGKFVDVSDTLAPGLRRIGLVTGAVWSDANGDGWPDLLIAVEWGSVKLYLNAQGKLADATEEAGLAGHTGWWNGIAAGDVDGDGDIDFVATNAGLNTKYIASPQYPARLYASDFDRDGRLDLVESMFEDGTEYPVRGRSCSANAMPFVADKFGTYREFALATTQDIYTPEKLSKSTGLSANFLESAVFINRGDGTFDVRPLPRFVQASPGYGVSITDFNGDGAPDIYIVQNFFGPQRETGRWDGGLSVLLEGLGNGEFAPVWPKESALIVPEDAKGMAVADVNDDGWPDLTVGTNSGRLRVFQNRGNAGNRLLNVRLEGKPGNPTAVGAKVTVLSQKGAKQTAEVYAGSGYLSQSTSCLFFGFGKDDRPVEVRVSWPDGETATFTDGLGDRTVTLRQK is encoded by the coding sequence GTGGCGCTCGCAAACCCTTCAAGCGGCGGTGACCAGCTCTTTCACGCTCTCTCCCCCGATGAGTCGGGCATCGATTTTCAGAACGTTCTTCTGAAGGAGCATTACAAGAAGTACCTCTTCAACGGGTCCGGCGTGTGCGTTGGGGACTACGATGGCGACGGAAAGCCGGATATCTATTTCGTCAGCCAAGACGGCGCCAACCGTTTGTACCGCCAAGTCGGCGATCTGGTTTTTGAAGACGTTACGTCGAAGGCCGGGGTTGACGGCGGGGATGCGATGGGTGCCGGAGCCAGCTTTGCGGACGTCGACAACGACGGCGACCTCGACCTGTTCGTCTGCAACATCAACGCTCCTGACCTGCTGTATATCAACCAGGGCAACGGCACGTTCAAGGAATCGGCCGCAGCTGCGGGCGTTGCAAACCCCGGCGCTAGCACGATGGCTGCGTTCGCGGACTACGACCGGGACGGCGACCTCGACCTGTATCTCGTAACTTACCGTCTTCTCTCGGCCTACGCAGAAGCACCGATCATCCAGTACATTGAGATCGACGGCGAACTCACCATCCGCCCGGACCAGTGGGACCAGTGGGCGCTCATGAGCGGGCGTTACGTGGAAGCTGGCCAAAGAGACTTTCTTTACCGCAACAACGGCGACGGGACCTTCACGAACGTGTCGGACGAGGCGGGCATCGGCGGCTATGACTTGGGCCTGTCGGCGACCTGGTGGGACTACAACGACGACGGCTGGTCTGACATCTACGTGGCAAACGATCTGAAGTCGTCCGACCACCTTTACCGGAACAACGGCGACGGCACCTTTACCGATGTGATTGAGGAGACCGTTCCCCACACCACGTGGTTCTCTATGGGCGCCGACTCGGCGGACATCAACAACGATGGGCTGTTCGATCTCATGGTCGGCGACATGTCCAGCACCACCCACTTCATGCAGAAGACCACCATGGGCGCGATGGGCTGGTCGGCGTGGTTCCTCGATTCCGCCGAGCCGAGACAGTACATGCGGAACACGCTCTACCTCAACACGGGCACGGACCGCTTGATGGAGGTCGCCTACTTGACCGGTCTGGCGAATACGGACTGGAGCTGGTCGATCAAGTTCGGCGACCTCGACAACGATGGGCGGGTGGACGTATTCGTTACGAACGGAATGGAGAAGAACGTCAACGACTCAGACTGGACGACAAAGTGGGAGTTGTTGATGGAGCAGGGCCGCAACGATGAGGCGAGTCGGCTGATTGACGAACGCCCGCGCCAGCCTGAGTCTAACTTGGCTTTCCGAAACCTCGGAGACCTCGAGTTTGAAAACGTGGGCGGGCAGTGGGGTCTCGACTTTCGCGGCGTGACTCATGGGGCTGCGTTCGCCGATTTAGACCGCGACGGGGATCTCGACATCGTTATAAACAACATGCACGACCCCGCGATCGTTTATCGAAACGACAGCCAGTCGGAGCACAGGCTTCTGATCCGGCTCGTCGGTACGCAGAGCAACCGCTTCGGAGTGGGGGCGAAGGTAACCGTGGAAACTGAGGCGGGATCGCAGGTGAGGCAGTTGACGCTCGCCCGGGGGTATCTGTCGCAGGACGAGCCGCTCATTCATTTCGGACTGGGAGATTCGGAGCGCGTCTCTCGGCTAACCGTAGATTGGCCGAGCGGTGTGAAGCAAGTCGTCAAGGACTTGCGAGCCGACAGGTTTTACACGTTGACGGAGCCAAAAGCTTCGTCGCGGCCAGCCCCGCCGAAGACCGCTCATTATGAAGGGCAGTTTGTTGACACAACCGGAGAGGCCGGCCTGGAGTTTGTTCACACGGAGCAGCCGTTCGACGACTACGAGCGGGAGCCGCTCTTGCCATACAAGCTTTCGCAGCTGGGTCCGGGTCTCGCCTGGGGCGATGCGGATGGGGACGGCGACGATGACCTGTTCGTCGGTGGCGCGGCGGGCCAGCCGGGGGCGCTCTTCATTCGCGGTGAAGACGGCAAGTTCGTGAAGGCCACTGGCGGGCCTTGGAACGAAGACGCGGCCTGCGAAGATATGGCCTGTCTCTGGTTTGATGCGGATGGCGACGGCGACCAGGACCTGTTCGTCGTGAGCGGAGGAGTCGAAAGCAGTCCGGGGAACAGGCTCTTGCGCGATCGCCTGTACCTCAACGACGGCTCAGGTTCCTTCGCGAAGGCGTCCGCCGGGACGTTGCCTTCGTTTGCGGACAGCGGGAGTGTAGCGGCGGCCTGCGACTTCGACCGAGACGGAGACCTCGATCTGTTCGTCGGCGCTAGAGTGGTTCCGGGCAAGTATCCGGAGACGCCCAACAGTCGGCTCCTGCGCAACGACGGCGGAAAGTTCGTGGACGTCAGCGACACGCTTGCGCCCGGTTTGAGGCGGATTGGACTGGTGACCGGCGCGGTGTGGTCCGACGCGAACGGGGACGGGTGGCCAGACCTCTTGATCGCCGTGGAATGGGGATCCGTCAAGCTGTACCTCAACGCGCAAGGCAAGTTGGCCGATGCGACGGAGGAGGCCGGGCTCGCGGGGCATACCGGCTGGTGGAACGGCATCGCAGCGGGTGACGTGGACGGCGACGGCGACATCGACTTCGTAGCGACCAACGCCGGGCTCAACACCAAATACATCGCCAGCCCGCAATATCCGGCCAGGCTGTATGCGAGCGACTTCGACAGAGACGGACGCCTGGACTTGGTGGAGTCGATGTTCGAGGACGGCACGGAGTACCCGGTGCGAGGACGCAGCTGCAGTGCAAACGCGATGCCGTTCGTCGCCGACAAGTTCGGGACGTACAGAGAGTTTGCGCTGGCGACGACGCAGGACATCTACACGCCGGAGAAGCTCTCGAAGTCGACTGGCCTGAGCGCAAACTTCTTGGAATCAGCGGTGTTCATCAACCGAGGTGACGGTACGTTCGACGTGCGCCCGCTCCCGCGCTTCGTCCAGGCCTCACCGGGGTATGGAGTTTCCATTACGGACTTCAATGGAGACGGCGCGCCGGACATCTACATCGTCCAGAACTTCTTCGGGCCTCAGCGGGAGACCGGGCGCTGGGACGGCGGACTGAGCGTCCTGCTCGAAGGCCTCGGAAACGGTGAGTTCGCACCTGTCTGGCCGAAGGAGAGCGCGCTGATCGTACCGGAGGACGCGAAGGGCATGGCCGTTGCGGACGTCAACGATGACGGCTGGCCGGACCTGACCGTCGGCACCAACAGCGGCAGGCTGCGCGTTTTCCAGAACAGGGGAAACGCCGGGAACAGACTGCTGAATGTGAGACTTGAAGGCAAACCCGGCAACCCGACAGCGGTCGGCGCGAAGGTGACGGTGCTGTCGCAGAAAGGAGCGAAACAGACGGCGGAGGTTTACGCCGGTTCGGGTTATCTCTCTCAATCCACGTCGTGCCTTTTCTTCGGATTCGGGAAGGACGACCGTCCCGTCGAGGTTCGGGTGTCGTGGCCGGACGGTGAGACCGCGACGTTCACCGACGGCCTTGGCGATCGAACCGTAACGCTTCGGCAGAAGTAA
- a CDS encoding PEP-CTERM sorting domain-containing protein, whose translation MKITRYLITAALCACFAGAHAQVFHLSSRLIPAAGGRANVVYLLDATGTLTGQYNQVAGAVTDAWGYRDGAVDRANNVYFGWGGGVARHNADGSGGTQIIFGTTPGTGTTWRALAFDPTGNAGAGSFWTQSFGSDLIETTMGGALLNQFPNNMSVYGLAYDDATGNLWAHTRGTLPTDPPFVAEVDTNTGLPTGTQWQSDFGQNPSPGFSFPLQGGLSGYRAGGYTLAGVLQGSPDTGFTADIAGNLTGPFAPNPRDFDGQTGNNGHLGIAAPIPEPASMIALGLGLAALVARRRRKKAA comes from the coding sequence ATGAAAATAACTAGATATTTGATTACGGCTGCCCTTTGCGCTTGCTTCGCGGGTGCCCATGCCCAGGTTTTTCACCTTTCGTCTCGGCTCATCCCGGCTGCAGGCGGTAGAGCAAATGTGGTCTATCTGCTGGACGCGACCGGCACGCTCACAGGCCAGTACAACCAAGTCGCTGGAGCTGTGACTGATGCCTGGGGGTATCGAGACGGCGCGGTTGACCGGGCGAACAACGTCTACTTCGGCTGGGGCGGGGGAGTGGCTCGCCACAACGCCGACGGAAGCGGCGGAACTCAGATTATATTCGGCACCACGCCCGGCACGGGCACGACCTGGCGCGCGCTTGCGTTCGACCCGACCGGCAACGCCGGTGCGGGAAGCTTCTGGACGCAGAGCTTCGGCAGCGACCTGATCGAGACCACCATGGGCGGGGCTCTGCTCAACCAGTTCCCGAACAACATGAGCGTCTACGGACTCGCGTATGATGACGCGACCGGAAACCTGTGGGCGCACACCAGGGGGACACTCCCTACAGACCCGCCGTTTGTTGCCGAGGTAGACACCAACACGGGTCTGCCTACTGGGACGCAGTGGCAGTCAGACTTCGGCCAGAACCCGTCACCAGGCTTCTCGTTTCCGCTCCAGGGCGGCCTGAGCGGCTACCGGGCGGGCGGCTACACGCTGGCCGGCGTGCTTCAGGGATCTCCGGACACCGGGTTCACCGCGGACATTGCCGGCAACCTGACCGGTCCGTTCGCGCCGAACCCAAGGGACTTCGATGGCCAGACTGGGAACAACGGGCACCTCGGAATTGCGGCCCCGATCCCGGAGCCTGCTTCGATGATCGCTCTAGGCCTGGGTCTAGCCGCGCTCGTCGCTCGCAGACGACGCAAGAAGGCAGCCTAA
- a CDS encoding PEP-CTERM sorting domain-containing protein, which yields MRNKFLVIVAVFALGTFANAQVLDHITGGTGADLVGLNAAQDFSPANSALDVQVLEDFTVTGSQLTVTTIEVLMGGFAGFLNGMFTDGTVTNYHVNIYSSPNAAGALNQGDIYAQTFAPGSMTISGPMGFAETSVLGATINFTLPAAGTYWASIQPEMNFSPFGQTGVVRWAAGTFNGGSNAIQANPNGGFFGPPGWIDIGADVAYRVNAVPEPASMIALGLGVAALVARRRRKKLA from the coding sequence ATGCGCAATAAATTCCTTGTTATCGTGGCGGTTTTCGCGCTCGGCACATTTGCCAACGCACAAGTCCTCGATCACATTACAGGCGGCACCGGTGCAGACTTGGTGGGCTTGAACGCTGCACAGGACTTCAGTCCTGCGAACAGCGCGTTAGACGTTCAAGTTCTTGAGGACTTCACTGTTACAGGCAGCCAACTGACTGTCACGACTATCGAAGTACTCATGGGCGGATTCGCCGGCTTCTTGAACGGTATGTTCACCGATGGCACGGTTACCAACTACCACGTCAACATCTATTCATCGCCGAACGCCGCAGGCGCATTGAACCAGGGTGACATATATGCCCAGACGTTCGCGCCAGGCTCAATGACCATTTCGGGCCCAATGGGCTTTGCCGAGACGTCGGTGCTCGGCGCAACGATTAATTTCACGCTGCCAGCTGCGGGAACGTACTGGGCCAGCATCCAGCCGGAAATGAACTTCTCACCCTTCGGTCAGACGGGCGTTGTCCGTTGGGCTGCCGGCACCTTCAACGGCGGCAGCAATGCCATACAGGCGAACCCCAATGGCGGGTTCTTCGGGCCTCCTGGCTGGATAGACATCGGCGCTGACGTAGCCTACAGGGTCAACGCGGTTCCGGAGCCGGCTTCGATGATCGCTCTCGGCCTGGGTGTAGCAGCGCTCGTCGCTCGCAGACGGCGCAAGAAGCTCGCCTAA